The stretch of DNA CCCGGTAGCTCTCCGCACCACCCGGGTACGGATCACCGTCGTTGTACTCGAACCCGTAGCAGCCGACCGTGGCCGCCGTCCGCAGGCGCAGCTGGTAGGCGTGGCCCGCGTCGACGCGTACCCCCGGAGTGGTTTTCGCCGTGCTCGGAGCCCAGGTGGTCGTCACCGGTTGCGTGCCGAGCACCGTGCCGTTCGCGGCGTCGACGATGTCGAGGAAGAGCGGCGCGTTGGGGTCGCCGGACTGGAAGGTGGTCACCGACGCGCCGGTCAGGACACCGGAGGCCGACGGGGTGAAGGACTGCTGCCGCTCGACGGCGGAGGTGATGTCGCAGTAGTGGCGGAAGCCGTCGAAGCCGCTGCCCTGGTTGAGCTGCGGCAGGCTGTTGTAGGTGCCCGCGGTGCCGGTCGCCAGCGACGCGGTGAAGGAGCTCACGCAGTCGATGGTGTTGAGAATGTCGCCGGTGAAGCTCATCGGGCCGATGAAGAAGTTGGCGAGCGACTCGTTGGGAGCGCGGTTGTTCCAGCGGTCCGACACGAAGTAGTAGCCGGTGGTGCCGTTCTGCTGGGCGACCGGCAGGACGGCGAGTGGCTGGCCGCCGCAGTTGTCGGCGTTGACGAGCCGGGCTCGCCAGCGGGGTTCGGCCCGGCCGCTCTGGTGCACGCCGTTCGGGTCGTACCAGGCTCCGGACCAGGGGCCGAGCATGGAGGTGGCGGTCATCTCGCCGGTGCCGCCGGAGCAGTAGGCGCAGCTGGGTTCGGACATCAGCGCGTGGTAGACGCCGTTGCGCTTGAAGACGGCGAAGCCCTCGACATCGCCGAGCCCGAGCCGGACGTTGGCGCCGGTGGTGCCGAGGTAGTCGGGGGTGAGCTGCTCGACGACCATGTCGGCGGTGAGCCCGGCCGCGACCTGCACGGTGTTGTGGATGAGGTAGCCGGTGCCGTCGTCGTCGACGAAGAGCGACATGTCGATGGCGCCGCCCACGGCGAGCGTCGGGTTGGGGCGCCGGGTGAAGGGGCCGGTCGGGGTGGGGCTGGTGTAGACGGCGTAGCTGTTGCCGATCCCGGCGTCGGACCACAGCACGAAGGTGCCGGTGGCGGCGTTGTACTTGACCTGGGCCCGGAAGCAGTAGCCGCAGGTCCCGGCCGGGACGGCGTGGCCGCGGTCGGTCCAGTGCACCAGGTCCGGCGAGCTGTAGACCTTGAACCCGCAGAACGTCGAGTTGATCTGGTACTTGTAGCCGCAGGCGTAGCTGGTGCCGTAGAGGTAGTAGGTGCCGGCGTACTGGATCAGCGAGCCGTCGTGGGCGTCGAGGGCGTTGCCGTCCACATCGAACCGGCTGAGCTGGTGGCCGGCGCTGTCGGAGTTGCTGATGGTGATGGTCACGGCCGCGGCGGCGGGTGCCGGGGCAAGCCAGGCGGCTGAGGTCGTCGCGAGCAGCGCGGCGAGCGCCAGGCTGGCCCACCTGCGCAGACCGGGGAAGCGTATGGACATCCTTGTCCTTCGTTAGCAATTATGAAACGATTCAATTCACTGGACCGGGACGACGGTCCATGACGTGAGATGTGCCAGAGATGTTGCGGGACGGGATCGCCTCTGTCAACGGCCGTTCCGACGGCGGAGGGGGTCCCATTGACAAATAGGAAATCTGCCTGCAACATTCGGCCACATCCGAAGCGGGCTGTTCCGTGTCGGACACGGCGTGATTGAAACGTTTCATATCGCGGAGGTCATCGATGCGCACACCCATCCACCGATCGACGAGCGCCTGGGCGGCGGCCGTGCTGCTCGCGGCGCTCACCACGGGGGTGGGCCAGCAGTCCCCCGCGCTCGCCGACCCGCCCGCCGGGGAGCTGGCCGTCCTCAACTACGCCCCCACCTCCCGCACCCTCGCCCCGGTCGCCGTGCACAGCACCGCAGGCACCGTGACCAGCCCGCAGAACGTGCTGTCCCAGCAGAACACCCGGCTGTCCGGGACCGGCTCGGCGATCGTGCTCGACTTCGGCAAGGAGGTCGGCGGGCTCGCCACCCTCTCCTTCCACGGCACCAGCGACGCGAGCCAGCAGGTGGGGCTGGCGTTCAGCGAATCCTCGCTCTACGTCGGGCAGGGCAGCGACGCCAGCAACGGCGGCGGTGGCGCCGACGGCGCGATCGTCGGATCTGCACCGGCCAACGGGTCCTACACGATGCCGACGGCGAAGCTGCGCGGCGGATTCCGCTACCTGACGGTCTTCCTGAACACGTCCGGCTGGGTCGACCTCTACCGGGTGTCGCTGCAGTTCAGCCCGGTGCCGACGATGGCCGACCCCAGCGCCTACCCGAACTACTTCCTCTCCAACGACACCCTGCTCAACCGCATCTGGTACGCGGGCGCCTACACCGTGCAGACCAACACCATCGCCCCCGACCAGGGCCGGGTGTGGGGACCACCCGCCACCGGCTGGAACAACGGCGCCACCGTCGGTGTCGGGGCCAGCATCCTCACCGACGGAGCCAAGCGCGACCGGACCGTGTGGCCCGGCGACATGGGCATCTCGGTGCCGACCGCCTACGTCTCCACCAACGACATGCTCTCCACCCGCAACTCGCTGCAGACGATGTTCAACGCGCAGACCGGATCGGGCGAGCTGCCCTACGCCGGGCCGCAGGTCAACTTCTACGGCTCCGACACCTATCACACCTGGTCGCTGCTCGGCACGTCGCTCTACTACTCCTACACCGCCGACAAGTCCTGGCTGGACTCCATCTGGGGCAGGTACAAGCTCGGCATGGCCTTCATCACCAACAAGATCAGCGGCAACGGGCTGCTCAACGTCACCGGCGCCAACGACTGGGCCCGCAGCAACCAGGGCGGCAACAACATCGCCGCCAACGCCATCCTCTACGCCGCACTGCTCGGCGGTGCCGAACTCGCCACCGTGGAGGGCGACACCGCCCTGGCCGGCACCTACAGCAGCAGGGCCGCGACACTGAAGGCGGCGGTGAACTCCCTGCTGTGGAACCCGGCCGTGGAGTTCTACCGCGACAACCCCGGCAGCACCCTCTACCCGCAGGACGGCAACGCACTGGCGGTCTGGTACGGACTGACCGACACCCCCGCCAAGGCCACCGCGATCACCGGCAACCTGACCGCACGCTGGAACACCTTCGGCGCGGTGACCCCGGAGAAGGGCGGCAACATCGGCACCTTCCCCGGCTCGATGGAGGTGCACGCGCACTTCACCGCGGGCAACGACCAGAAGGGCCTGGACCTGATCCGCCGCGAGTGGGGCTACATGCTCGACAGCCCGATCGGCACGAAGAGCACCTTCTGGGAGGGCTTCAAGGCCGACGGCACGTTCGACTACGGCGGCTCCTACCTCAGCCTCGCCCACGGCTGGGCCACCGGACCGACCTCGGCGCTGACCTTCAACGTGCTGGGCCTGTCCCCCGCGCCCACGGTCGGCGTCTACCGGTTCGTGCCGCACCCCGGCGACCTGACCAGTGTGGAGGGCCGGATCACCCTGCCGCAGGGAGCGCTCAACGCGTCCTGGTCGCGCAGCATCGCCGCCGGTACCTTCACCTCGCACCTGGTCAGCCCGGGCCGGCACCACCGGCGTCATCGGGGTGCCCAAACTCGGCGGCGCCAACGTCGTGGTGAGCGTCAACGGGGCCACGGTCTGGAACAACGGCACCTTCACCGCCCGGCCGGGCGTCAGCGGCGGCAGCCAGGACGCCAACTACGTCTACCTCACCGGGGTCGGCGGCGGCACCTACGACCTCGTCGCGACCGGGGTCGGCTCCCCGGCCGAATTGCCGGTGGGTTTCACCCACTGCGCGGTCGAGTCCGCCACCTGCTCCTTCACCGGCACGCGGGTGGTCGCGTTCGGCGCGGGCTCCTACACCTACAGGACCATCACCAACGGTACGGCGTGCACGGGCACGGCTATCGGCGCGGACCCGGTGTTCGGGGTGCTGAAGTCGTGCTTCGTCGCCCCGGTCGGCGGCCCGAGCGGCTGGACCGCCTGCGCGGCCGACGGGGGCACGTGCGCCTTCACCGGCACCCGCCGGGTGGCGTTCGGCGCGAACGGAGCCTTCGCCTACGCGCTGCGCTCCGGCGGCACCGCCTGCACCGCTGCGGTCTTCGGCGATCCGCTGCCGGGCGCCGCCAAGCAGTGCTACCTGCCCCCGGCGGGTGGTCCGGGCACGGGCTGGACATCGTGCGCCGCCGAGAACGCCGTCTGCGCGGCGGCGATCGGGCAGCCGGTCGCCTACGGAGCGAACGGCGCGTTCGCGTACACCCCGTCGACCGGCTCGGTGACCTGCGGCAACACCCTGTTCGGCGATCCGCTGTCAGGGACGGTGAAGTCCTGCTACACCCGGTCGGGGCCGCCCCGCCGGCTATGCGAACGTCTGCGCCGCAGAG from Allocatelliglobosispora scoriae encodes:
- a CDS encoding family 43 glycosylhydrolase yields the protein MSIRFPGLRRWASLALAALLATTSAAWLAPAPAAAAVTITISNSDSAGHQLSRFDVDGNALDAHDGSLIQYAGTYYLYGTSYACGYKYQINSTFCGFKVYSSPDLVHWTDRGHAVPAGTCGYCFRAQVKYNAATGTFVLWSDAGIGNSYAVYTSPTPTGPFTRRPNPTLAVGGAIDMSLFVDDDGTGYLIHNTVQVAAGLTADMVVEQLTPDYLGTTGANVRLGLGDVEGFAVFKRNGVYHALMSEPSCAYCSGGTGEMTATSMLGPWSGAWYDPNGVHQSGRAEPRWRARLVNADNCGGQPLAVLPVAQQNGTTGYYFVSDRWNNRAPNESLANFFIGPMSFTGDILNTIDCVSSFTASLATGTAGTYNSLPQLNQGSGFDGFRHYCDITSAVERQQSFTPSASGVLTGASVTTFQSGDPNAPLFLDIVDAANGTVLGTQPVTTTWAPSTAKTTPGVRVDAGHAYQLRLRTAATVGCYGFEYNDGDPYPGGAESYRVTSGSTFTAEPARDLKFTVDVSPFAIGAELPGGYTRCAGEGQACTFTGTRVVAYGAGGYAYKLVSSPVTCGAAAFGGDPAYGVTKSCYVAPAGGPSGYTLCAAENGTCSTGDIRMVAYGVNGAFVYRLANGSVACGNGAFGDPAYGVAKSCYSAPVGGPGSGWTSCAGEGGNCSAAAGQVVAYGANGAFTVATTTGGSTTCGPAAFSDPIYGVAKSCYLRTGAPSGYATSCAAAESGTCAFTGVRTVAYGAAGRFVYRSFTGGTPCAITVFGTDPIYGVAKNCYLTP
- a CDS encoding alpha-L-rhamnosidase-related protein, producing MRTPIHRSTSAWAAAVLLAALTTGVGQQSPALADPPAGELAVLNYAPTSRTLAPVAVHSTAGTVTSPQNVLSQQNTRLSGTGSAIVLDFGKEVGGLATLSFHGTSDASQQVGLAFSESSLYVGQGSDASNGGGGADGAIVGSAPANGSYTMPTAKLRGGFRYLTVFLNTSGWVDLYRVSLQFSPVPTMADPSAYPNYFLSNDTLLNRIWYAGAYTVQTNTIAPDQGRVWGPPATGWNNGATVGVGASILTDGAKRDRTVWPGDMGISVPTAYVSTNDMLSTRNSLQTMFNAQTGSGELPYAGPQVNFYGSDTYHTWSLLGTSLYYSYTADKSWLDSIWGRYKLGMAFITNKISGNGLLNVTGANDWARSNQGGNNIAANAILYAALLGGAELATVEGDTALAGTYSSRAATLKAAVNSLLWNPAVEFYRDNPGSTLYPQDGNALAVWYGLTDTPAKATAITGNLTARWNTFGAVTPEKGGNIGTFPGSMEVHAHFTAGNDQKGLDLIRREWGYMLDSPIGTKSTFWEGFKADGTFDYGGSYLSLAHGWATGPTSALTFNVLGLSPAPTVGVYRFVPHPGDLTSVEGRITLPQGALNASWSRSIAAGTFTSHLVSPGRHHRRHRGAQTRRRQRRGERQRGHGLEQRHLHRPAGRQRRQPGRQLRLPHRGRRRHLRPRRDRGRLPGRIAGGFHPLRGRVRHLLLHRHAGGRVRRGLLHLQDHHQRYGVHGHGYRRGPGVRGAEVVLRRPGRRPERLDRLRGRRGHVRLHRHPPGGVRRERSLRLRAALRRHRLHRCGLRRSAAGRRQAVLPAPGGWSGHGLDIVRRRERRLRGGDRAAGRLRSERRVRVHPVDRLGDLRQHPVRRSAVRDGEVLLHPVGAAPPAMRTSAPQRTAPARSAGSRPWHTAPTAATSTARSPVARPAPAPRWATIPCSGSPSPASWSVERHRRGCDPGTGLGHTPATGTSTDRLPPPRGRSSRAPSLRSRRHPALS